In the genome of Vicia villosa cultivar HV-30 ecotype Madison, WI linkage group LG7, Vvil1.0, whole genome shotgun sequence, one region contains:
- the LOC131619636 gene encoding uncharacterized protein LOC131619636 — protein sequence MADFKWEVGSYFSSKDDFKEAITSYAVHSGRNLKFTKNDNVRVRVKCKDGCDWEAYCAKSSREETWQLRKVNDVHSCSRDYNVKMMTTKWLSKRLQKSLKTNPRMKIKDIKAKAQKKWNVGSTVKVGVEPSQEGSQNHLPYFKRLYICLAACKQSFKFSRHVIGLDGCFLKGLCGGQILAAIGRDPNDQMLPIAFAVVEGENRDSWTWFLELLIDDLGGKNECLTYTFMSDQQKGLLPAMDELLPNVEQRFCVRHLYNNFRKRYPGKMLKEIIWRAAKATYAQAWEREMKRMRLINEEAYLHMMKTPPRFWSRSYFRGTNKCDVVVNNLSESFNSVILEARSKPLVTVSQPAVNLSQSVSQPAVNLSQPASAQGSKTSTQPSKKSTQPSKKTTTRPAKLGVRRPTTPFVPPGPTTRLSAAKNMIGPTTRRTTPTKRTTPKKKN from the exons ATGGCTGATTTCAAATGGGAGGTGGGTTCCTACTTTAGTTCAAAAGATGATTTCAAAGAGGCAATCACATCATATGCTGTTCATAGTGGAAGAAACCTAAAGTTCACAAAAAATGATAATGTAAGAGTGAGGGTAAAGTGTAAGGATGGATGTGATTGGGAAGCCTATTGTGCTAAATCCTCAAGGGAAGAAACTTGGCAATTAAGGAAGGTGAATGATGTACATAGTTGCAGTAGGGATTATAATGTGAAAATGATGACTACCAAGTGGCTGAGCAAGAGGTtacaaaaatccttaaaaacCAATCCTAGGATGAAAATCAAAGATATCAAGGCAAAGGCACAAAAGAAATGGAATGTAG GTTCCACAGTGAAGGTTGGTGTTGAACCATCTCAAGAAGGCTCACAAAATCATTTGCCATACTTCAAAAGGTTGTATATATGCCTTGCAGCATGTAAGCAAAGTTTTAAGTTTTCTAGGCATGTAATAGGGTTGGATGGTTGTTTTCTAAAGGGGCTATGTGGAGGGCAAATACTAGCTGCTATAGGTAGGGATCCAAATGATCAAATGCTACCTATAGCATTTGCAGTGGTTGAAGGAGAAAATAGAGACAGTTGGACATGGTTCTTGGAGTTATTGATTGATGACCTTGGTGGAAAAAATGAGTGCCTCACATACACCTTCATGTCAGACCAGCAAAAG GGATTATTACCAGCCATGGATGAACTGTTGCCCAATGTAGAGCAAAGATTCTGTGTCAGGCACTTGTACAACAATTTCAGGAAAAGATATCCTGGGAAAATGCTTAAGGAAATAATCTGGAGGGCTGCTAAGGCTACTTATGCTCAGGCCTGGGAAAGAGAGATGAAGAGGATGAGGCTGATAAATGAAGAAGCATACCTACATATGATGAAGACACCTCCAAGATTTTGGAGTAGATCTTACTTTAGAGGGACTAATAAATGTGATGTTGTAGTGAATAACTTGTCTGAATCTTTCAACAGTGTTATTCTTGAAGCAAGGTCCAAACCCCTAGTGACTGTGTCTCAACCTGCAGTGAATTTGTCTCAATCTGTGTCTCAACCTGCTGTGAACCTGTCTCAGCCTGCATCTGCACAAGGATCCAAGACATCTACTCAACCATCCAAGAAATCTACTCAACCATCCAAGAAGACAACTACAAGGCCAGCAAAGTTGGGTGTTAGAAGACCAACAACCCCTTTTGTTCCCCCTGGACCAACTACACGACTTAGTGCTGCCAAGAATATGATTGGCCCAACTACAAGGAGAACAACACCAACCAAGAGGACAACacccaagaaaaaaaattag